In Malaclemys terrapin pileata isolate rMalTer1 chromosome 10, rMalTer1.hap1, whole genome shotgun sequence, the following are encoded in one genomic region:
- the LOC128844461 gene encoding uncharacterized protein LOC128844461 isoform X2, translated as MSLANAQVRAAMFNAIFSKVQGQFTTFGIFQYKDWFQNKLRFWLASINASALATIPKKIPCGVYQIIMAGLDSSFQDMSPASQQDVYNFAKDYLTAKASQGGAPCTENTRGSLGWLHTNLGSFSTLASYGELIGLNADFSAVDAVAGLSPVQLASYVLASDVLRDSDKAGKVFGSLNSHTIGEFLDAFNAAAQQHLSQLPHADVRRFILGEIFCHLSTVFKLFTTEDYAVWFGERLTLFLSSLEAQNLGFLPNDMSCDSLAAIVKILSDHKANGTYENPQDIFSFIKRVLHFQLQNSGSACAQGITTDRQWLLQNFGLFTVYGSYSDFVTLNSRLHGHDSLDLFSASTLAQLSAQSNTIYSTAAIQLVFETIRSKEEPLRHLSTYLDDLNTLLLKSSSLLGNSKVRDTMLMMSAEMVFPQITALSLEGTTTWLHRLNLLLAGVNATTLELLPLTMPCPFYQAIINAVGGVYSELSARKRQDVYGFQKAYLTAQFTDSGSACKDGTHGTRDWLQKNMGEFCSVAQLSELQTFYPDIDGVSFSRQCAEQ; from the exons ATGTCCCTGGCAAACGCACAAGTGCGAGCTGCAATGTTCAACGCCATCTTCTCCAAAGTCCAAGGCCAGTTCACCACTTTCGGCATCTTTCAGTATAAGGACTGGTTCCAGAACAAGCTCAGGTTTTGGCTTGCCAGCATAAATGCCTCTGCCCTGGCAACCATCCCAAAGAAGATACCTTGCGGAGTTTACCAAATCAT AATGGCTGGCCTAGACAGCAGCTTCCAAGACATGTCACCAGCGAGCCAACAAGATGTTTACAACTTTGCAAAAGACTACCTTACCGCCAAGGCCTCTCAAGGGG GGGCTCCGTGCACTGAGAATACCCGGGGAAGCTTGGGCTGGCTACACACGAACTTGGGCTCCTTCAGCACTTTGGCCAGTTATGGAGAACTGATTGGCCTCAACGCAGACTTCAGTGCT GTCGATGCAGTAGCGGGTCTCAGCCCAGTGCAACTAGCGTCTTACGTGCTGGCAAGTGACGTTCTGCGGGACAGCGACAAAGCGGGCAAGGTCTTCGGCTCTCTGAACTCCCACACCATTGGGGAGTTTCTGGATGCATTCAATGCCGCTGCCCAGCAG CATCTCTCTCAGCTGCCTCATGCCGATGTGAGAAGATTCATCCTGGGCGAGATCTTTTGCCATTTAAGCACTGTGTTTAAGCTCTTCACCACTGAGGACTATGCCGTCTGGTTCGGGGAAAGACTCACTCTCTTCCTGAGCAGCCTCGAAGCACAGAATCTTGGCTTTTTACCTAACGACATGTCGTGCGACTCCCTCGCAGCCAT AGTGAAGATCCTGAGTGACCATAAAGCGAATGGGACATATGAGAACCCACAGGACATCTTCTCATTTATAAAGAGAGTTCTTCACTTCCAGCTGCAAAACTCAG GCTCGGCCTGTGCTCAGGGAATCACCACAGACAGGCAATGGCTGCTACAGAATTTTGGGCTCTTCACTGTTTATGGCTCGTACTCCGACTTCGTCACGTTAAACAGCAGACTCCATGGG CATGACTCCCTAGACCTTTTCTCAGCAAGTACACTGGCCCAACTGTCTGCTCAAAGCAACACCATCTATAGCACCGCGGCCATCCAGTTGGTCTTCGAGACAATCAGAAGCAAGGAGGAGCCACTCCGGCACCTCAGCACTTACCTGGATGATCTCAACACCCTACTGCTGAAG AGCTCCAGTTTGCTAGGGAATTCCAAGGTGCGAGACACCATGCTAATGATGTCAGCAGAAATGGTCTTCCCACAAATCACGGCCTTGTCCCTGGAAGGCACAACCACGTGGCTCCACAGACTGAACTTGCTGCTCGCTGGTGTAAATGCAACAACATTGGAACTGCTGCCTCTGACTATGCCATGCCCATTTTACCAAGCCAT CATTAACGCCGTTGGTGGAGTCTACTCAGAGTTATCAGCCAGGAAGAGGCAAGATGTCTATGGATTTCAGAAGGCCTACCTGACTGCACAGTTCACAGACTCAG GCTCAGCATGCAAGGATGGAACCCACGGGACCAGAGACTGGTTGCAAAAGAACATGGGAGAGTTCTGTTCTGTGGCTCAATTAAGCGAACTTCAAACCTTTTACCCAGACATTGATGGAGTAAGTTTTTCTAGACAATGTGCTGAGCAATAG
- the LOC128844461 gene encoding uncharacterized protein LOC128844461 isoform X1, which produces MSLANAQVRAAMFNAIFSKVQGQFTTFGIFQYKDWFQNKLRFWLASINASALATIPKKIPCGVYQIIMAGLDSSFQDMSPASQQDVYNFAKDYLTAKASQGGAPCTENTRGSLGWLHTNLGSFSTLASYGELIGLNADFSAVDAVAGLSPVQLASYVLASDVLRDSDKAGKVFGSLNSHTIGEFLDAFNAAAQQQHLSQLPHADVRRFILGEIFCHLSTVFKLFTTEDYAVWFGERLTLFLSSLEAQNLGFLPNDMSCDSLAAIVKILSDHKANGTYENPQDIFSFIKRVLHFQLQNSGSACAQGITTDRQWLLQNFGLFTVYGSYSDFVTLNSRLHGHDSLDLFSASTLAQLSAQSNTIYSTAAIQLVFETIRSKEEPLRHLSTYLDDLNTLLLKSSSLLGNSKVRDTMLMMSAEMVFPQITALSLEGTTTWLHRLNLLLAGVNATTLELLPLTMPCPFYQAIINAVGGVYSELSARKRQDVYGFQKAYLTAQFTDSGSACKDGTHGTRDWLQKNMGEFCSVAQLSELQTFYPDIDGVSFSRQCAEQ; this is translated from the exons ATGTCCCTGGCAAACGCACAAGTGCGAGCTGCAATGTTCAACGCCATCTTCTCCAAAGTCCAAGGCCAGTTCACCACTTTCGGCATCTTTCAGTATAAGGACTGGTTCCAGAACAAGCTCAGGTTTTGGCTTGCCAGCATAAATGCCTCTGCCCTGGCAACCATCCCAAAGAAGATACCTTGCGGAGTTTACCAAATCAT AATGGCTGGCCTAGACAGCAGCTTCCAAGACATGTCACCAGCGAGCCAACAAGATGTTTACAACTTTGCAAAAGACTACCTTACCGCCAAGGCCTCTCAAGGGG GGGCTCCGTGCACTGAGAATACCCGGGGAAGCTTGGGCTGGCTACACACGAACTTGGGCTCCTTCAGCACTTTGGCCAGTTATGGAGAACTGATTGGCCTCAACGCAGACTTCAGTGCT GTCGATGCAGTAGCGGGTCTCAGCCCAGTGCAACTAGCGTCTTACGTGCTGGCAAGTGACGTTCTGCGGGACAGCGACAAAGCGGGCAAGGTCTTCGGCTCTCTGAACTCCCACACCATTGGGGAGTTTCTGGATGCATTCAATGCCGCTGCCCAGCAG CAGCATCTCTCTCAGCTGCCTCATGCCGATGTGAGAAGATTCATCCTGGGCGAGATCTTTTGCCATTTAAGCACTGTGTTTAAGCTCTTCACCACTGAGGACTATGCCGTCTGGTTCGGGGAAAGACTCACTCTCTTCCTGAGCAGCCTCGAAGCACAGAATCTTGGCTTTTTACCTAACGACATGTCGTGCGACTCCCTCGCAGCCAT AGTGAAGATCCTGAGTGACCATAAAGCGAATGGGACATATGAGAACCCACAGGACATCTTCTCATTTATAAAGAGAGTTCTTCACTTCCAGCTGCAAAACTCAG GCTCGGCCTGTGCTCAGGGAATCACCACAGACAGGCAATGGCTGCTACAGAATTTTGGGCTCTTCACTGTTTATGGCTCGTACTCCGACTTCGTCACGTTAAACAGCAGACTCCATGGG CATGACTCCCTAGACCTTTTCTCAGCAAGTACACTGGCCCAACTGTCTGCTCAAAGCAACACCATCTATAGCACCGCGGCCATCCAGTTGGTCTTCGAGACAATCAGAAGCAAGGAGGAGCCACTCCGGCACCTCAGCACTTACCTGGATGATCTCAACACCCTACTGCTGAAG AGCTCCAGTTTGCTAGGGAATTCCAAGGTGCGAGACACCATGCTAATGATGTCAGCAGAAATGGTCTTCCCACAAATCACGGCCTTGTCCCTGGAAGGCACAACCACGTGGCTCCACAGACTGAACTTGCTGCTCGCTGGTGTAAATGCAACAACATTGGAACTGCTGCCTCTGACTATGCCATGCCCATTTTACCAAGCCAT CATTAACGCCGTTGGTGGAGTCTACTCAGAGTTATCAGCCAGGAAGAGGCAAGATGTCTATGGATTTCAGAAGGCCTACCTGACTGCACAGTTCACAGACTCAG GCTCAGCATGCAAGGATGGAACCCACGGGACCAGAGACTGGTTGCAAAAGAACATGGGAGAGTTCTGTTCTGTGGCTCAATTAAGCGAACTTCAAACCTTTTACCCAGACATTGATGGAGTAAGTTTTTCTAGACAATGTGCTGAGCAATAG